The genomic interval CAGAAACGATAACCTACGCCGACGTTCCAGCTGCCTACGTCAACGCTGCGGATGCGGCTCTGTTCGTAACCAACATCAAATGCAACGTCTTTAACCGGATTGAACTGCAGACCGGCGCCGTATACAAAACCGGCATCGCTGTTGCTGTGATTAGCATCACCGCTGGTTTCATTGTTGGTGAACTTGGCGGCACTCACGCCCACCACGCCATAGATGCTGGCCCAATCAGCAAAGCGGTAGGTCGGGCCTGCGCTGAAGCCGTAATACTGCGCTTTGTGATAAACATCGTCAGACGTGTTGCTATCTTGCAAATACGTGAAAGAACCGATAACGCCCAGTTGGCTGTCATCGAATTCATAACGGTATTTCAGGTTGAAACCCGGCAGTTTATTCATAACGCCCTGGGCATCGCCCTGAGCATAACCCAAAGACACGGTACTCTGACCGGCCATTGCACTACCAGCACTTACGGCTAAAACACAAGCCAAAGCGGAAAGACACGCGATTTTTTTCATAATATGCCTCGAATCTATCTTACGAAAGAATAATTAAGCGGCCTAAATATAACAAAAAATTAGGGTGGATGCTGCCTGGTTATTATCTTTCAATTAAGTAAAACATGTAACATTACATTTCAAAATATAGGCAACTTATTGAATTTTATATTTTTATAAAAAAAACAAAAATACGAAAATATTAATTCCGCGCCCCTCTGAATACAGAGTTTTCTTAATTTTCTGATTACTTTTCAGTCTGAAATTATATTCTGGGAAAAGCACTTATTCCTAGCGTAAATTAAAGTCAATAAGAGTAAACTAGCTGCGGATAATTTGATCATTTATTGCCTGAGTTTTTTCCCCCATTAATTACCTCATTTAAGGCCCATTATGACCTTATATTCTTCGACCAAAACATCCGTCCTGATCCCGGTGTTAATGATCGTGATCGCCATGATTTCGCTACAGGTTGGCGCCGCATTGGCCAAAACCCTGTTTCCGACGATCGGCGCATCCGGGA from Musicola paradisiaca NCPPB 2511 carries:
- the ompX gene encoding outer membrane protein OmpX, giving the protein MKKIACLSALACVLAVSAGSAMAGQSTVSLGYAQGDAQGVMNKLPGFNLKYRYEFDDSQLGVIGSFTYLQDSNTSDDVYHKAQYYGFSAGPTYRFADWASIYGVVGVSAAKFTNNETSGDANHSNSDAGFVYGAGLQFNPVKDVAFDVGYEQSRIRSVDVGSWNVGVGYRF